In a single window of the Allobranchiibius huperziae genome:
- the hemG gene encoding protoporphyrinogen oxidase has product MSTIAIVGGGITGLAAAWHLATRRPGHEVVLVESTSRLGGKLDSIRVAGHVVDGGAESVLARRPEALELMAEIDAPLVHPERFPASLWSRGAMTPMPAGTLMGVPSDPSSLRGLLTDDEVARVRDEHSVDLDGADIGIGDLVERACGSAVVDRLVEPLLGGVYAGHARALSARACMPALWEAAAAGRSLLQTAARAAEVGAARRDEPVFAAVDGGLGTLPARLAEAARGAGVTIRTGAVVSGLTAEGPAWRLRLTGSESGAGTGDAAPATTMHADAVLLATPAAPTARLLSDPAPDAAAALRTIEYASMALVTFAFRASDSAAFEGTTGFLVPPVDGAQIKASTFSSSKWPWLTDAVPDLRFVRVSLGRHGEERVLQKDDADLIRIGLADLRKAVGAMPEPVDAQVRRWGGGLPQYAVGHLDTVASIRAATAAHPTLALAGAAYDGVGIPACIASGRRAAEELVTRL; this is encoded by the coding sequence ATGAGCACGATCGCGATCGTCGGCGGGGGCATCACCGGGCTGGCCGCCGCCTGGCACCTGGCGACCCGGCGTCCGGGTCACGAGGTCGTGCTGGTGGAAAGCACGTCGCGGCTCGGCGGCAAGCTCGACTCCATCCGGGTGGCCGGCCACGTGGTCGACGGAGGTGCCGAGTCGGTGCTGGCACGACGACCCGAGGCCCTGGAGCTGATGGCCGAGATCGACGCTCCACTGGTGCATCCGGAGCGATTCCCCGCAAGCCTGTGGAGCCGAGGCGCCATGACTCCGATGCCCGCGGGCACGTTGATGGGTGTGCCTTCCGACCCGTCGTCGCTGCGCGGCCTGCTGACCGACGACGAGGTGGCGCGGGTGCGCGATGAGCATTCCGTGGACCTCGACGGTGCCGACATCGGCATCGGTGACCTGGTCGAACGCGCCTGCGGCAGTGCGGTCGTCGACCGCCTGGTCGAACCGTTGCTCGGCGGGGTGTACGCCGGGCACGCCCGCGCGCTGTCCGCGCGTGCCTGCATGCCGGCCCTGTGGGAGGCAGCTGCCGCCGGTCGCTCCCTGCTGCAGACCGCGGCGCGCGCGGCCGAGGTCGGCGCCGCCCGCCGGGACGAGCCGGTGTTCGCCGCCGTCGACGGGGGTCTGGGCACCCTGCCGGCCCGTCTGGCCGAGGCGGCACGCGGTGCGGGGGTGACGATCCGGACCGGTGCGGTCGTCTCCGGCCTGACCGCGGAAGGTCCGGCATGGCGGCTGCGGTTGACCGGCTCGGAGTCCGGCGCCGGCACCGGGGACGCCGCGCCCGCCACCACGATGCATGCCGACGCGGTGCTGCTCGCCACCCCGGCGGCGCCGACCGCGCGCTTGTTGAGCGACCCGGCACCCGACGCGGCGGCGGCGCTGCGGACCATCGAGTACGCGTCGATGGCGTTGGTGACGTTCGCCTTCCGCGCGTCCGATAGCGCAGCGTTCGAGGGAACGACGGGCTTCCTGGTGCCCCCGGTCGACGGAGCGCAGATCAAGGCGTCCACCTTCAGCAGCAGCAAGTGGCCGTGGCTCACGGACGCGGTGCCGGATCTGCGGTTCGTGCGGGTGTCCCTGGGGCGGCACGGCGAGGAACGCGTGCTGCAGAAAGACGACGCCGACCTCATCCGGATCGGCCTGGCGGACCTTCGGAAGGCGGTCGGCGCGATGCCGGAGCCCGTCGATGCGCAGGTGCGCCGCTGGGGCGGCGGCCTGCCCCAGTACGCGGTCGGTCACCTCGACACGGTCGCCTCGATCCGCGCGGCCACGGCGGCGCACCCGACGCTCGCACTGGCGGGTGCGGCGTACGACGGGGTCGGGATCCCGGCCTGCATCGCGTCCGGGCGCAGGGCGGCCGAGGAGCTGGTCACCCGGCTGTGA